In the genome of Bacteroidales bacterium, one region contains:
- a CDS encoding PKD domain-containing protein, with product MKKTVYLFLILLNITTFVMAQCGGVILTVNNPSFEGTPEPHVTPPGWDICMPGNTPDTQPGSWGINLPPYEGSSYIGLVWGGSSWVEGASQTLSSPMVAGTTYEFTLALATTASTGGGILPGCVELQIWGNMGGNSGCDHSELLWSSGDVFDAAHMDQWVVHTVSFTPSQNWGHLLFSVYNLGCSDQPYIMLDDLSAIVPITDIAEFSWTGSGSNNAACTGQAVTFHDESTSAQSTITNWSWNFNDGTTSTAQNPVHTFASPGTYDVSLTIISAIPCTTNVIHQVIVYETPIATVSGGGSICPGTGATAPVTITLTGTPPWSITYFDGVNSTTVNGINTTPYIINTPVTGNYTVTAVSDANCTGTSSGNASVAYNNLPLVTFAVLPHVCVNFAPFQLTGGGPAGGNYSGPGVNGNMFDPALAGVGTHQITYTYTDPNTGCTDSAHQAQLVLAGINIGVDPPLTYICPEGHAVLVATGADTYQWTPSDGLTQDYGPIVIAMPETSTTYTVFGTNSVGCTGTNTVQVNIYNTEMVNIFVSPNEGCSPHWVNTDIFPEEMIEDSTWLWNFGDIHGPGNVSYQQNPSHVYGGEGYYMVTFAAMDTNGCHIKDTAYVRVYPTPVANFYTNPDIGYAGITNMQFIDISLNANAWYWEFGDPGSYNYNYSNEQHPHHTFADSGTYSVMLVATSTYNCRDTIIKDVLIFPEFVIFIPNAFTPNRDHINDVFKPSIIGFDRESYRFYIFDRWGKMIFFSSNIENGWDGKINGKEAAEGIYSFLLYVNENTGKDHKVKGIVTLIR from the coding sequence ATGAAAAAAACAGTATATTTATTTCTTATCCTATTAAACATTACCACTTTTGTAATGGCCCAGTGCGGAGGTGTTATACTTACGGTGAACAACCCTTCTTTCGAAGGAACTCCGGAGCCGCATGTTACTCCTCCCGGATGGGATATCTGCATGCCCGGGAACACACCGGATACACAGCCAGGGTCATGGGGAATAAACTTGCCACCATATGAAGGCAGTTCATATATTGGTTTGGTTTGGGGAGGCAGTAGCTGGGTTGAAGGCGCCAGCCAGACTCTCAGCAGCCCTATGGTTGCTGGGACAACTTATGAATTTACACTTGCCCTGGCTACCACAGCCTCTACAGGTGGCGGGATACTACCCGGATGTGTCGAATTGCAGATTTGGGGAAATATGGGTGGCAACAGCGGCTGTGACCATTCTGAATTGTTGTGGAGTTCCGGTGACGTTTTTGATGCAGCACATATGGATCAATGGGTAGTGCATACTGTTAGCTTTACGCCATCACAAAACTGGGGTCACCTCCTTTTTTCGGTTTACAACCTGGGTTGTTCAGATCAGCCGTACATTATGCTGGATGACTTATCAGCTATTGTTCCTATTACGGATATAGCTGAATTTTCATGGACAGGCTCCGGAAGTAACAATGCGGCGTGTACCGGACAAGCAGTTACATTTCATGATGAATCCACTTCAGCGCAAAGCACCATAACAAACTGGTCCTGGAATTTTAATGACGGCACTACCAGCACGGCACAAAATCCTGTTCACACCTTTGCCAGTCCTGGGACTTATGATGTAAGCCTTACCATCATCAGCGCTATACCATGCACAACCAATGTAATACATCAGGTTATTGTATATGAAACTCCCATTGCCACAGTCAGTGGTGGCGGCTCTATATGCCCGGGAACGGGCGCTACAGCACCTGTTACTATAACTCTTACCGGCACTCCGCCATGGTCTATTACTTATTTTGATGGAGTGAATTCAACTACCGTGAATGGTATTAATACTACTCCCTATATTATCAATACACCTGTAACGGGAAATTACACAGTAACAGCAGTGTCAGATGCAAACTGCACCGGTACTTCTTCCGGAAACGCTTCTGTGGCATACAATAACTTACCTTTAGTTACCTTTGCTGTGCTGCCGCATGTATGTGTAAATTTTGCTCCATTTCAGCTTACCGGAGGAGGACCTGCTGGAGGCAACTACTCTGGCCCGGGAGTTAATGGCAATATGTTTGACCCGGCTTTGGCAGGAGTGGGAACACATCAAATAACATATACTTATACTGATCCTAATACAGGCTGTACTGATAGCGCTCACCAAGCACAGCTTGTTCTGGCCGGAATTAATATCGGTGTGGATCCTCCTTTGACTTATATATGCCCTGAGGGTCATGCAGTCCTTGTTGCTACCGGAGCAGACACTTATCAATGGACACCTTCCGATGGACTTACTCAGGACTATGGACCCATTGTGATTGCAATGCCCGAAACAAGTACTACATATACTGTATTTGGAACAAATAGTGTGGGCTGCACCGGAACCAACACGGTTCAGGTGAACATTTACAATACGGAAATGGTCAATATATTTGTTTCTCCAAATGAAGGATGTTCGCCACATTGGGTTAACACAGATATCTTCCCCGAAGAAATGATTGAAGACTCTACATGGCTTTGGAATTTTGGTGACATACACGGACCGGGCAATGTCAGCTATCAACAAAATCCTTCTCACGTATATGGAGGCGAAGGTTATTATATGGTAACATTTGCGGCCATGGATACCAACGGATGCCATATTAAGGATACAGCTTATGTAAGAGTGTATCCGACTCCAGTCGCTAATTTTTATACCAATCCCGATATTGGTTATGCAGGCATTACGAACATGCAGTTTATAGATATATCATTAAACGCAAACGCATGGTATTGGGAATTCGGAGACCCGGGTTCTTACAATTATAATTACTCTAACGAACAGCATCCTCATCATACTTTTGCCGATTCAGGAACTTATTCGGTGATGCTTGTTGCCACAAGCACTTATAATTGCAGAGACACCATTATTAAAGATGTTTTAATTTTTCCGGAATTTGTTATTTTTATTCCCAATGCATTTACTCCCAACAGGGATCATATTAACGATGTGTTTAAACCGAGTATCATTGGGTTTGACAGGGAATCGTACAGGTTTTATATTTTTGACCGCTGGGGAAAAATGATATTTTTCTCTTCTAATATTGAAAACGGATGGGATGGAAAAATCAATGGCAAAGAAGCTGCCGAAGGCATCTACAGCTTCCTGCTTTATGTGAATGAAAACACAGGAAAAGACCATAAAGTGAAAGGAATAGTTACTTTAATTAGGTAA
- a CDS encoding glycosyltransferase family 39 protein, which translates to MNMYVKKTFTKTATPHSLLNQKIIDTLKVPVFLLLLVFVLYGNTISNKYSFDDDFVTYNNPQIQKGFKAIKEIFTTRYYVNARQNYDYRPMVKLGFAIEYALFGSNPHISHFINVILYFILCLLLYLILKKLLRSYHPWLALAATLLFLAHPVHTEVVASLKNRDELLSMMGTAAAWYLTIKYTEAKKWRFILLAVFMLVFGYFSKAGAMVFVVVIPLSLYFFTAEKTKNILKITGILLLVVFFCILIPRLLLPEIQRKIMFFENPLYYEKGLLIRLGAALSVLLFYFRLLVFPHPLLFYYGYDQISVTNPFTVWNLFSLLLCIMLLGIALFRFRRKHVLSFAILYYFITISIYSNLLNPPPGIVADRFLFSSSLSFCLALAFILPKIFKINLNEKLTKKIKTYKKPGIILLIIFLLFSVKTISRNSQWKDFKSLYTNDIKYLHNSAKAHAVYASFLYNQIPASRDYTRQKELVRLSEKHYKQALEIYSDYAVCMNNLGIIAYKFYKKKEEAVNYWKTAAIADNEYSEPLFNLAKAYEEAGVTDTAELYYLSALKLDSSNVSGYSNLAAMYFELGKTDKAIQTNHDIMSVSPESDLPYVNIGNYYLLGKDTLNAIKYWEMAIEKQPDNPELCKNLAAYFSHVKEYKKAEYYKKLSRKKY; encoded by the coding sequence ATGAATATGTATGTAAAAAAAACATTTACTAAAACTGCAACTCCTCATTCTTTATTGAATCAAAAGATAATTGATACTCTTAAAGTCCCGGTGTTTTTATTGCTTTTGGTTTTTGTGCTTTATGGCAACACCATTTCCAATAAATACTCTTTTGATGATGATTTTGTTACCTATAACAATCCTCAGATTCAAAAAGGCTTTAAAGCCATAAAGGAAATTTTTACCACCAGATATTATGTTAATGCAAGGCAAAATTATGATTACCGACCTATGGTAAAACTTGGATTTGCAATAGAGTATGCCTTGTTTGGAAGCAACCCGCACATCAGCCATTTTATTAATGTTATCCTGTATTTTATTCTATGTCTTCTACTTTATTTAATATTGAAGAAATTATTGCGTTCCTATCATCCCTGGCTTGCTTTGGCGGCAACACTTTTATTTTTAGCACATCCGGTACACACAGAAGTAGTTGCTAGCCTGAAAAACCGAGATGAACTCCTAAGTATGATGGGAACTGCGGCTGCATGGTATTTAACCATAAAATATACCGAAGCGAAAAAATGGAGGTTTATATTACTGGCTGTTTTCATGCTTGTTTTCGGGTATTTCTCAAAAGCTGGCGCCATGGTGTTTGTAGTAGTGATACCTTTAAGCCTTTATTTTTTCACTGCTGAAAAAACAAAAAACATTCTGAAAATAACAGGTATATTGCTTCTGGTAGTATTTTTCTGCATCCTGATACCGCGTTTGCTGCTGCCCGAAATCCAAAGGAAAATAATGTTTTTTGAAAATCCCCTGTATTATGAAAAAGGGTTGTTGATCCGGTTAGGAGCGGCTCTCAGTGTGCTGTTGTTTTATTTCCGCCTGCTGGTGTTTCCGCATCCTTTGCTTTTTTATTACGGCTATGACCAGATATCGGTAACAAATCCTTTTACTGTCTGGAATCTTTTTTCCTTGTTACTTTGCATAATGTTGCTGGGCATAGCCTTATTCCGGTTTAGGCGGAAACACGTTCTCAGTTTTGCCATTTTATATTATTTTATCACTATTTCCATCTACAGCAATCTGCTTAACCCACCACCGGGTATTGTGGCTGACCGTTTTCTTTTTTCTTCTTCCCTGAGTTTTTGCCTAGCACTGGCATTTATTTTGCCGAAAATTTTTAAAATCAACCTTAATGAAAAACTGACTAAAAAAATAAAAACATATAAAAAGCCGGGTATCATTTTATTAATTATATTTCTTCTTTTTTCAGTGAAAACCATCAGCAGAAATTCACAGTGGAAAGATTTCAAAAGTTTGTACACCAACGATATTAAGTACCTTCACAATTCAGCAAAAGCGCATGCAGTTTATGCTTCATTTCTTTATAACCAAATTCCTGCAAGCAGAGATTATACAAGGCAGAAGGAGCTGGTGAGGCTCTCGGAAAAGCATTACAAGCAGGCGCTGGAAATATATTCTGATTATGCTGTATGTATGAATAATCTTGGAATCATAGCATATAAGTTTTATAAGAAAAAAGAGGAAGCTGTGAACTACTGGAAGACGGCTGCTATCGCCGATAATGAATATTCCGAGCCGCTTTTTAATCTAGCCAAGGCGTATGAAGAAGCTGGTGTAACTGATACTGCTGAGTTATATTATCTTTCTGCATTGAAACTGGATAGCAGTAATGTCTCGGGATACAGCAATCTGGCCGCTATGTATTTTGAACTGGGCAAAACAGATAAAGCCATACAGACAAACCATGACATCATGTCGGTTTCTCCTGAAAGCGACCTCCCTTATGTAAATATCGGTAACTATTACCTGCTGGGAAAGGATACACTAAATGCAATAAAATACTGGGAAATGGCTATTGAAAAGCAGCCTGACAATCCGGAACTCTGTAAAAATTTAGCCGCTTATTTCAGCCATGTTAAAGAGTATAAAAAAGCGGAGTATTATAAAAAATTGTCAAGAAAAAAATATTAA